A single genomic interval of Chryseobacterium paludis harbors:
- a CDS encoding L-histidine N(alpha)-methyltransferase yields the protein MNLNTNSQIKNNHNKTENFFLDVKKGLESDPKRLSSKYFYDEIGDHLFQKIMAMPEYYLTQCELDIFQNKTSDIADLIAFDDQPFDLIELGAGDAMKSTHLLKYMVKKGLDFTYMPIDISGNILSILDQKLNESLPELKVVCLEGEYFEMLNKAASLSSRRKVILFLGGNIGNMELDEAHSFCSGLKQHLASGDRVLVGFDLKKNPHTILNAYNDKTGITASFNLNLLTRINRELDADFDLKQFQHYQTYDPVSGACRSYLVSLIDQVVTIDHAVISFKENELIDMEVSQKFSETDIKELAEKAGFEIKGEIRDSKKWFIDSVWKVK from the coding sequence ATGAATTTAAACACCAATTCTCAAATAAAAAATAATCACAATAAGACCGAAAACTTTTTCCTCGATGTAAAAAAAGGACTGGAAAGTGATCCTAAGAGATTATCTTCAAAGTACTTTTATGATGAAATTGGGGATCATCTTTTCCAGAAAATAATGGCAATGCCGGAATATTATCTTACCCAATGTGAACTGGATATATTTCAAAATAAAACATCGGATATTGCTGATCTTATTGCCTTTGATGATCAACCATTCGATCTTATTGAACTTGGTGCCGGTGATGCCATGAAATCAACGCACCTCTTGAAATACATGGTAAAAAAAGGCTTGGATTTTACCTATATGCCTATTGATATTTCAGGTAATATCCTTTCAATTCTGGATCAGAAATTAAATGAAAGTCTACCGGAATTAAAAGTAGTCTGCTTAGAAGGTGAGTATTTCGAAATGTTAAATAAAGCAGCTTCACTTTCCTCAAGAAGGAAGGTGATATTGTTTTTAGGTGGTAATATCGGAAATATGGAACTTGATGAGGCCCATTCATTTTGTTCAGGTCTAAAACAACATCTTGCATCAGGAGATCGGGTATTGGTAGGTTTTGATCTAAAGAAAAATCCACATACTATTTTAAATGCCTATAATGATAAGACTGGTATAACAGCGTCATTTAATCTTAATCTTCTTACCCGCATTAATCGTGAACTTGATGCCGATTTTGACCTTAAGCAATTTCAGCATTATCAGACATATGACCCTGTTAGTGGGGCATGCCGAAGTTATCTTGTAAGTCTTATCGATCAGGTTGTAACCATTGATCATGCAGTAATATCGTTTAAAGAAAATGAGCTGATTGATATGGAAGTTTCACAAAAGTTTTCAGAAACAGATATCAAAGAATTAGCAGAAAAAGCGGGTTTTGAGATCAAGGGAGAAATAAGAGACTCAAAAAAATGGTTTATAGATTCCGTTTGGAAAGTGAAATAA
- a CDS encoding sensor histidine kinase — MKKKLCLLLILFFSYGLHAQRFYTLDDDGPYIDSLTQVIKSTKSDSIRGISSFKLADLFRRSKKNELSDQYLLMANKIAPKYPFLKAVAIYYNAAGLVSKGDFDNYAKQLKLADSELKKYKTKDSYVLRAFILKNLSLVYVLQNNEVEGMKVLVNEAIPLAKKGGDLEVLSILYKSVAVIFMNSEERVKANSYLKTAKEYIEQANTSSYSYLETKADIYIVDVENLCFLTMTAEAKKSLDKAYNIIKKHPNSNLSGSYYTAEGYYFYKTGQFNNSLKSYDKGIVNSTLHKDVLLTNRLKFSKYLPLKAMNRLEDAKDLLLDLIGTTTNFAIDQRNFTKELAFIYEGLGDTKNAYKYLSKYTAINDSLNISESKGKIAALEAKFNKVENEKKISMLEAQRERDRLVAQNNKLYYSLLFAILVILLLLVIFLWINSKNQKKIAAQQSQNYTQNIESLKNQKEIDVMQAMIRGEEDERKRIARDLHDGIGSMLSSLKIRFLKVSKSSEPAPPIEIENINNLLNNSITELRQISFNLIPETLLKLGLEHALSDLCHMLETDEIHIYFQSNEIKNNIPENIQIMIYRIVQELLNNALKHSSCTEILVDCSQNESQFYITVEDNGIGFDTTQINDFTGQGLKNLKNRVELLSGKMDIHSSQKNSTIFNIELSI, encoded by the coding sequence ATGAAAAAGAAGCTTTGCCTACTGCTTATACTATTTTTCTCTTATGGATTACATGCCCAAAGGTTTTATACTCTTGATGACGACGGTCCATATATTGATAGTCTTACACAGGTAATAAAATCAACAAAGTCAGATAGCATAAGGGGAATTAGCAGCTTCAAGCTGGCTGACCTGTTCAGAAGAAGTAAGAAAAATGAATTATCAGATCAGTATCTTCTTATGGCCAACAAGATCGCCCCAAAATATCCTTTTTTAAAAGCCGTTGCCATATATTATAATGCGGCAGGATTAGTAAGTAAGGGTGATTTTGACAACTATGCAAAGCAATTGAAACTGGCTGATAGTGAGCTTAAGAAATATAAAACCAAGGACTCGTATGTCTTGCGGGCATTCATCCTAAAAAATCTATCCCTTGTCTATGTCCTTCAAAATAATGAGGTGGAAGGAATGAAAGTTTTGGTTAATGAGGCTATTCCTTTGGCAAAAAAAGGCGGTGATCTGGAGGTTCTAAGTATTTTATACAAATCCGTTGCCGTTATTTTTATGAATAGTGAGGAAAGGGTTAAAGCTAACAGCTATTTGAAAACAGCTAAAGAATATATCGAGCAAGCAAACACCTCTTCTTACAGCTATCTGGAAACTAAGGCAGACATCTATATCGTAGACGTTGAAAATCTTTGTTTTCTTACCATGACAGCCGAAGCAAAAAAATCACTTGATAAGGCATATAACATTATAAAAAAACATCCTAATTCAAATCTAAGTGGAAGTTATTATACTGCTGAAGGTTATTATTTTTATAAGACAGGACAATTTAACAATTCTCTAAAAAGTTATGATAAAGGTATTGTTAACAGTACCCTTCATAAGGATGTACTTCTAACTAACCGTTTAAAGTTTTCCAAATATCTGCCTCTGAAAGCAATGAACAGACTGGAGGATGCTAAAGATCTTTTGCTCGATCTTATTGGAACTACAACTAATTTTGCTATTGATCAGAGAAACTTTACTAAAGAGCTGGCATTTATTTATGAAGGTCTGGGAGATACTAAAAATGCCTATAAATATCTTTCAAAATACACTGCAATTAATGACAGTTTGAATATTAGTGAATCAAAGGGGAAAATAGCAGCACTGGAAGCTAAATTCAACAAAGTTGAAAACGAAAAAAAAATCAGTATGCTCGAGGCACAGCGTGAACGTGACCGCTTGGTAGCCCAAAACAACAAACTATACTATAGTTTATTGTTTGCTATTTTAGTGATATTGCTGTTATTGGTCATTTTCCTATGGATCAATTCAAAAAATCAGAAAAAAATAGCTGCCCAGCAGTCTCAAAATTATACCCAGAATATAGAGTCTCTGAAAAATCAGAAAGAAATAGATGTAATGCAGGCAATGATCCGGGGAGAAGAGGATGAGCGTAAAAGAATAGCGCGAGACCTTCATGATGGTATTGGAAGTATGCTTTCCTCATTGAAGATTCGTTTTCTGAAGGTAAGTAAATCCTCAGAACCTGCCCCACCTATCGAAATTGAAAACATAAATAACCTTTTGAACAATTCCATTACAGAATTACGACAGATTTCTTTTAATCTTATTCCAGAGACACTTCTTAAATTGGGACTTGAACATGCATTAAGTGATTTATGCCATATGCTGGAAACAGATGAGATCCACATCTACTTCCAGTCTAATGAAATCAAGAACAATATCCCTGAAAACATTCAGATCATGATTTACAGGATCGTTCAGGAGCTGCTTAATAACGCTTTGAAACATTCTTCGTGTACAGAAATTCTGGTAGATTGTAGCCAGAATGAATCTCAGTTTTATATTACTGTTGAAGATAATGGTATTGGATTCGATACCACACAGATCAATGACTTTACTGGACAGGGTTTAAAAAATCTTAAAAACAGAGTGGAGTTGCTTAGTGGAAAAATGGATATTCATTCTTCACAGAAAAACAGCACGATCTTTAATATTGAACTATCTATTTAA
- a CDS encoding ABC transporter ATP-binding protein, with protein sequence MIKVESVTKNFDERTAVDRISFQANDKEILVLLGTSGCGKTTTLKMINRLIEADSGNIFINGENIRDKKVEELRMHIGFVMQHSGLFPHYTIRQNIAVVPELLKWEKKKIQSRTGELIHKLHLPEDLLTRFPQELSGGQQQRVGIARALIADTPILLMDEPFGALDNITKADIHSEFKSLEELKNKTIILVTHDVQEAFELGHRICLMDKGQIIQIGTPMEMLYRPENDFVKDFFAENRLLLEYKVASLENVRPFLADSQILNGRFNKTENVWNILQKLSADKSYTEQYEKLTEAFNIYRKVQTE encoded by the coding sequence ATGATTAAAGTAGAATCAGTAACTAAAAATTTTGACGAACGAACTGCTGTCGACCGCATTTCTTTTCAAGCGAATGACAAGGAAATATTAGTACTTCTGGGAACCAGTGGTTGCGGAAAAACAACGACTCTAAAAATGATCAATCGTCTGATAGAAGCTGATTCTGGTAATATATTTATTAACGGAGAAAATATTCGCGATAAGAAGGTTGAAGAACTCCGGATGCATATAGGTTTCGTTATGCAGCATTCAGGGTTGTTTCCCCATTATACGATTCGACAGAATATAGCTGTAGTTCCGGAGTTGCTGAAATGGGAGAAAAAAAAGATCCAGAGCAGAACCGGGGAGTTAATACATAAGCTTCATTTACCCGAAGATCTTTTAACTCGTTTTCCTCAGGAATTAAGTGGGGGACAGCAACAGCGTGTTGGCATTGCCAGAGCTTTAATTGCAGATACTCCCATACTATTAATGGATGAGCCTTTTGGTGCATTGGATAATATAACAAAAGCAGACATTCATTCTGAATTTAAATCACTTGAAGAGCTTAAAAATAAAACCATCATTCTTGTTACTCACGACGTGCAGGAAGCGTTTGAACTGGGGCATAGGATTTGTTTGATGGATAAAGGGCAAATTATTCAAATAGGAACTCCGATGGAAATGCTTTATCGCCCTGAGAACGATTTTGTAAAAGATTTTTTTGCAGAAAACAGGCTTTTACTGGAGTATAAAGTAGCCAGCTTAGAGAATGTCCGACCCTTTCTTGCCGATTCTCAAATACTAAATGGAAGGTTTAATAAAACTGAAAACGTATGGAATATTTTACAAAAGCTAAGTGCTGATAAAAGCTATACAGAACAGTATGAAAAATTAACAGAAGCATTCAATATTTATAGAAAAGTGCAGACCGAATGA
- a CDS encoding DUF2306 domain-containing protein — MKNLLFIILVICALLVGAYPLIYVFVDHKHTFLGSKPLEILNNPVWRFSFFCHIIFGAVSLFIGWRQFGAKFRNKHLSLHRLIGKTYILSVIISSLSGIYIGIFAHGGIVSSMGFVSLGIVWFITTVIAFLKIKNGDVRQHQNFMTYSYACTFAAVTLRILSPLLKLAIETPGLSYHIVAWLCWIPNLMFAYYINRKRSYKSAILE; from the coding sequence ATGAAAAACCTCTTATTTATTATTCTCGTTATTTGCGCATTGTTAGTAGGTGCATACCCTCTTATTTATGTATTTGTTGATCACAAACATACCTTTTTAGGCTCTAAACCTTTAGAAATTCTAAACAACCCGGTATGGAGATTTTCATTTTTTTGTCACATCATCTTTGGTGCTGTATCCCTTTTCATTGGATGGAGACAGTTTGGGGCTAAATTTCGAAATAAGCATCTTTCACTACACCGATTAATTGGCAAAACATATATACTATCGGTTATTATAAGTTCATTATCAGGAATTTATATTGGCATTTTTGCCCATGGAGGAATTGTTTCATCAATGGGATTTGTTAGCCTGGGAATCGTTTGGTTTATAACCACTGTTATTGCATTTTTAAAAATTAAAAATGGAGATGTCAGGCAACATCAGAATTTTATGACCTACAGTTACGCCTGCACTTTTGCGGCTGTAACATTAAGGATATTATCACCATTATTAAAATTAGCCATAGAAACTCCGGGACTGTCATATCATATCGTTGCCTGGTTATGTTGGATTCCCAATCTGATGTTTGCTTACTATATCAATAGAAAACGTTCGTACAAAAGTGCTATTCTTGAATAA
- a CDS encoding response regulator transcription factor has translation MTKPYKTIIVDDHPIITEGLQLLFSNSEDIEIVKSFKTGEALLKYDNLNKIDIILLDIFLPDINGIDLCLKIKKLHPKTIILAISSQSERSIILQMIKNGAQGYLLKSASMEEFKDCINKAASGQLAFSDEVEKIIEKTSIYDLKTVPRLTQREKEILQLLAEGKSTQEISDILFLSYLTVQTHRRNLLNKYGVRNVVELLKFAKDNGL, from the coding sequence ATGACAAAACCATATAAAACAATAATCGTTGATGATCATCCCATAATTACTGAAGGGCTACAGCTGCTTTTTTCAAACTCAGAAGATATAGAGATCGTCAAAAGTTTTAAAACTGGTGAAGCGCTTTTAAAATATGACAATCTAAATAAAATTGATATTATCCTGCTGGATATATTTCTTCCTGATATCAATGGCATCGATCTGTGTCTGAAAATTAAAAAATTACATCCTAAAACTATTATTTTAGCAATAAGCAGCCAGTCAGAGCGCAGTATTATTTTGCAAATGATAAAAAACGGAGCTCAGGGATATCTGTTGAAAAGCGCCTCAATGGAAGAATTTAAAGACTGCATCAATAAGGCTGCATCCGGACAATTAGCATTCAGTGATGAGGTTGAAAAAATAATTGAAAAGACCAGTATCTATGATCTAAAGACTGTTCCCAGATTGACCCAAAGGGAAAAGGAAATCCTACAGCTTTTAGCGGAAGGAAAATCAACTCAGGAAATATCTGACATTCTATTTTTAAGCTATCTCACCGTACAGACACACAGAAGAAACTTACTGAATAAGTATGGAGTTAGGAATGTTGTTGAGCTTTTAAAATTCGCTAAAGATAATGGGTTGTAA
- the egtB gene encoding ergothioneine biosynthesis protein EgtB has protein sequence MIANPKIIDVVKKYTDVRNHSVAICAPLEIEDFVVQPIVDVSPPKWHLGHTTWFFETFILSPNFPGYEVFDPQYNFVFNSYYETIGARVIRTDRGNLSRPSVADVYQYREYVDQQMKAFLQSESMSKSIESLLELGLNHEQQHQELLLTDIKYILGHNPLFPAYRKDSGVKQENLRIGKMIHFNEGIYEIGFNGNGFCFDNELGRHKVYLQDFEISDRAVTNGEYLEFINDSGYTDFRHWHAEGWDWVKQNNIKSPLYWHFIEGQWMYYTLDGLQELDHGEAVCHINFYEAAAYAAWKGMRLPTEAEWEVASEEFPWGNRWEWTGSAYLPYPGFKKEAGAVGEYNGKFMVNQMVLRGGSEATPKGHSRNTYRNFFHANLRWQFTGIRLAK, from the coding sequence ATGATAGCAAATCCTAAGATTATTGATGTAGTAAAGAAATATACGGATGTTCGAAACCATTCCGTAGCAATTTGTGCCCCATTGGAAATTGAAGACTTTGTGGTGCAGCCTATTGTAGATGTTAGCCCGCCAAAATGGCATTTAGGACATACCACCTGGTTTTTTGAAACTTTTATATTGTCACCCAATTTTCCAGGTTATGAGGTTTTTGATCCCCAATATAATTTTGTTTTCAACAGTTATTATGAAACCATCGGAGCACGTGTTATCAGGACCGATCGAGGTAATCTTAGCCGTCCCTCAGTTGCTGATGTTTACCAATACAGAGAATATGTTGATCAGCAAATGAAAGCTTTCCTTCAAAGTGAATCAATGAGTAAATCTATTGAGTCCCTTTTAGAACTTGGATTAAATCATGAACAGCAACATCAGGAACTTTTGCTTACCGATATCAAATATATTCTTGGACATAATCCTTTATTTCCTGCTTATAGAAAAGATTCAGGTGTAAAACAGGAAAACCTACGTATAGGGAAAATGATCCATTTTAATGAAGGGATCTATGAAATTGGTTTTAATGGTAATGGTTTTTGTTTCGATAATGAGTTAGGGAGACATAAAGTTTATCTTCAGGATTTTGAAATAAGTGATCGGGCAGTTACCAATGGTGAATACTTGGAATTTATAAATGATAGCGGGTATACTGATTTCAGGCATTGGCATGCTGAAGGTTGGGACTGGGTAAAACAAAATAATATAAAATCTCCTTTGTATTGGCATTTTATTGAAGGCCAATGGATGTATTATACTTTAGATGGTTTACAGGAATTAGATCACGGAGAAGCGGTCTGTCACATTAATTTCTACGAAGCCGCAGCTTATGCTGCCTGGAAAGGAATGCGTTTACCTACCGAAGCCGAGTGGGAAGTCGCTTCTGAAGAATTTCCGTGGGGAAACCGTTGGGAATGGACTGGAAGTGCCTATTTACCTTACCCGGGATTTAAAAAAGAAGCTGGTGCAGTAGGGGAATACAATGGAAAATTTATGGTAAACCAAATGGTCTTACGAGGTGGCTCAGAAGCAACACCAAAGGGGCACAGTAGAAATACATATCGTAATTTCTTTCATGCGAATCTACGCTGGCAGTTCACAGGAATCAGATTGGCGAAATAA
- a CDS encoding helix-turn-helix domain-containing protein encodes MFYLAGIFIAYFSSFLILGKKKKVSADYILSLWFLIIGIHLTLFFLIFSGKYIQIPYLLGLEIPLPLIHGPILYVYILSLTKQRPHRYLWSLHFLPVLAIYLILWDFFRLPPKEKISVYQNGGLMYQELRKNINVLIYLSGFLYICLSIFSLQKYKKNIAKQYSNIEKINLNWVYYLIIGISVVWILIILKDDTITFTSVVVFVLLAAYFGISKAGILNLPEIKTNIETENIPEENEISVKYQKSSLSEEAIRMIYENLAYKMKSEKLFKDPELNLNTIASTLEIHPNILSQVINSIENKNFYDYINTQRIEEFKRIAVLPENQKFTILSLALESGFNSKTSFNRNFKKYVKCSPRDFLKEQNLDME; translated from the coding sequence ATGTTCTATTTAGCGGGAATCTTTATTGCTTATTTTTCTTCTTTTCTCATTTTAGGGAAGAAAAAGAAAGTAAGTGCCGATTATATATTATCATTATGGTTCTTAATTATTGGTATCCATCTGACTTTATTTTTTTTAATTTTCTCCGGAAAATATATACAGATTCCTTATCTACTTGGTTTGGAAATACCCCTACCTTTGATTCATGGGCCTATTTTATATGTTTACATTTTGAGTCTGACAAAACAGAGACCCCATAGATATCTTTGGAGTTTACATTTTTTACCTGTGCTGGCTATTTATCTTATTTTATGGGATTTTTTCAGACTTCCTCCAAAAGAAAAAATTTCAGTTTATCAGAATGGAGGTCTTATGTATCAGGAGTTAAGAAAGAACATTAATGTATTAATTTATTTATCAGGATTTTTATACATCTGCTTAAGTATTTTTTCATTGCAGAAATATAAAAAGAACATTGCAAAACAGTATTCAAATATTGAAAAGATCAATTTAAACTGGGTATATTATCTTATTATAGGAATTTCAGTAGTCTGGATCTTAATTATTCTAAAAGATGATACCATTACCTTTACATCAGTAGTTGTCTTTGTACTGCTTGCTGCTTATTTTGGAATTAGTAAAGCAGGTATTCTGAATTTACCTGAGATAAAAACCAATATAGAAACAGAAAACATTCCTGAAGAAAATGAGATTTCTGTTAAATATCAAAAATCCTCATTAAGTGAGGAGGCGATACGGATGATCTATGAGAATCTGGCTTATAAAATGAAATCTGAAAAGCTTTTTAAAGATCCGGAACTCAACTTAAATACGATTGCATCTACACTCGAAATCCATCCCAACATTCTTTCCCAGGTCATCAATTCTATTGAAAATAAAAACTTCTATGATTACATCAACACACAAAGAATTGAAGAATTCAAAAGAATAGCGGTTTTGCCCGAGAATCAAAAATTCACTATTCTTTCTTTAGCTTTGGAAAGTGGATTCAATTCTAAGACTTCTTTTAATAGAAACTTTAAAAAATATGTAAAATGTTCACCCCGTGATTTTTTAAAGGAACAAAATTTAGATATGGAATAA
- a CDS encoding Rossmann-fold NAD(P)-binding domain-containing protein: MKKAGIIGCGWLGSKIAEVLSENFEIYTTTTTPDKAELLISRGFHPHIINFPDYLLTEKHRQWQVINDLEVLIITIPLSGKSCCPSSLYNRIQNLLSFIGDFSGQIFLMSSTGVYPDLFQEFTEENISPDDISGERTIKNRYPQVNILRLAGLMGGDRLLSKYHVSNLEFFANHIHYVDVCSVIEKMIEQESQSKIYNVVAPLHPAKSEVINAQKSIDSIKEIGEPIGKKISSSKLISELDFVFKYPDPRYFHELSSKE, encoded by the coding sequence ATGAAAAAAGCAGGAATTATTGGTTGTGGTTGGTTAGGTTCAAAGATTGCCGAAGTACTCTCAGAAAACTTTGAAATTTATACTACTACGACGACTCCGGATAAAGCAGAACTATTGATATCAAGAGGCTTCCATCCTCATATTATAAACTTCCCTGATTATCTACTGACTGAAAAACACAGACAATGGCAGGTTATTAATGATCTTGAGGTATTAATTATTACCATTCCACTTTCTGGAAAAAGCTGCTGCCCCAGCTCATTGTACAATAGGATTCAAAATTTGCTTTCTTTTATCGGGGATTTTAGTGGCCAGATATTCCTCATGAGCTCAACCGGTGTTTATCCTGATCTTTTCCAGGAATTTACAGAAGAAAATATATCTCCTGATGATATTTCAGGTGAAAGAACGATAAAAAACAGATATCCACAGGTTAACATTCTAAGATTAGCGGGGCTGATGGGAGGTGACAGACTTTTAAGCAAGTATCATGTGTCGAACTTAGAGTTTTTTGCTAATCATATTCATTATGTTGATGTATGTTCGGTAATTGAAAAAATGATCGAGCAGGAATCACAATCCAAAATTTACAATGTAGTTGCACCACTCCATCCTGCAAAATCAGAAGTGATCAACGCTCAAAAAAGCATTGACAGTATAAAAGAAATCGGAGAGCCCATAGGGAAAAAAATCTCATCTTCTAAATTAATTTCAGAATTGGATTTCGTATTTAAATATCCGGATCCCAGATATTTCCATGAATTAAGTTCAAAAGAATAG
- a CDS encoding T9SS type A sorting domain-containing protein, whose product MKKLIFTSLILMGIGTAAQPTVTRLALDKINVTTNVYHADVSTGTLSPGPSGAGQTWNFSSYVGTPVITTKIYPCPGQTNCSRFPTANRLSELVGSDTYDYLLNSDAEATTIGNFSGMGNVTMTYSDPLINYKFPVNYLQEFTDTYQFSTPGTTETGQQSFKVDGYGTVITPNGTFPNALRIKRIRNGSQASGGATFNYVNESYQWVTESNGPVLTVAFNTFTINGQTTTQPSLAYFTSSSTLSTVDLDSTKDEIVIYPNPATQSITIKSNEDIKNINIISLDGKVVRKTPNHKIIDVANLPNGIYIVQGELKNGKTISKKISKQ is encoded by the coding sequence ATGAAAAAATTAATCTTTACTTCTTTAATATTAATGGGAATTGGGACTGCTGCACAGCCTACTGTAACCAGGCTTGCTCTTGATAAAATTAATGTTACCACTAATGTTTATCATGCTGATGTTTCTACAGGCACATTAAGTCCTGGACCATCGGGAGCTGGACAGACATGGAATTTTTCTTCTTATGTAGGAACTCCTGTCATAACAACAAAAATTTATCCATGTCCAGGGCAGACAAATTGTTCAAGATTTCCAACTGCTAACAGACTTTCTGAACTTGTGGGAAGCGATACTTACGACTATTTACTTAATAGCGATGCCGAAGCAACTACGATCGGTAATTTTAGTGGAATGGGAAATGTAACCATGACGTATTCAGATCCTTTGATCAACTATAAGTTTCCTGTAAATTATCTGCAGGAGTTTACAGATACCTATCAGTTTAGCACACCAGGAACAACTGAAACAGGACAGCAAAGTTTTAAAGTGGATGGTTATGGTACCGTTATCACTCCAAATGGAACCTTTCCCAATGCGCTTAGAATAAAAAGAATAAGAAATGGATCTCAAGCCAGTGGCGGAGCAACATTTAACTATGTTAATGAGTCCTATCAATGGGTTACTGAAAGTAATGGTCCCGTTCTTACTGTCGCATTTAACACCTTTACAATTAATGGTCAGACCACCACTCAACCATCTTTAGCTTATTTTACATCTTCCTCTACGCTATCTACTGTAGATTTGGATAGCACAAAAGATGAGATTGTTATTTATCCTAATCCGGCAACACAATCTATAACCATAAAATCAAATGAAGACATCAAAAATATTAACATTATAAGTCTTGATGGAAAAGTTGTTCGAAAAACACCAAATCACAAAATAATTGATGTGGCAAACCTTCCCAATGGAATATACATTGTGCAAGGAGAGCTTAAAAACGGAAAAACTATTTCGAAAAAAATCAGTAAACAGTAA